One segment of Gemmatimonadota bacterium DNA contains the following:
- the sprA gene encoding cell surface protein SprA, with product MRPLPPLRLSLALLFVVAARLLGAQAGADSVKARGDSLKLRADSAAGRSALKPALPGAASVFGPGSDLGFRLNARLESKLNRTTNERCVTSFFVSGTTGCNNGFRPDFNFQFDVKTGGTVADRIHVNMDYDSKREMVTASNNLSLYYEGKKGEWLQRVDVGNVAFEAPASRFISSGIPQGNYGVQAVAQFGRLGMRGIVAQQSGNIVRDRRYTVGAAGSRQSVTRDVSDYEVEARRFFFTVDPRRLGGYPNIDILNGGRLRQLAAALPDSLRPVKVALYRLLIGGQPSNPNGPQFRLIGDPSSRRGQVYELLRENVDYVVDPSQLWVFLRQPLSPSSERLVVAYTVRLNGRDTTLTTTGGTPDVSYTAREQYASLLWDPNVRPGDAAFAREIRSVYRVGGDDVQRETVSLGIFTGATYSQEKPLAGNAASFLQLYGLAQFSNPSSFDGENRLWPRPGDPVAAIGLSASTRVAADRFVVFPSLQPFARAGFAQPAGNPANDAIYTAPSEYLYSAQHPQSVYRLRLSYQSDGGSGNSTLALGVSQIRPFSEHLTLDDGSALKRDRDYSIEYEIGIVTFLHPDSLFARPRTVTARFEENPTFAPSTPTSIVGFASSLPFRNGDVNFMAIGQRQGTNLTRPTLGYESQSSFIAGLNSGFSFDAPGLSRALGALKGVNAKVPSRLRVEAEVAMSRPQFGASSQAYLEAFEGDAGVTSLTLLDPNWQYSSQPALGRKLAARVGGSFTLDLQRASTLAWQNNGASGLGTPVTWTLSQIDPLVNVTNGVLQAPENVLWLTLYPLSVGGAYRDVKNKYQWHISGAPSGRRWRSIRQSLGAAGADLSRVDNLEFWVRVDTAAARRRQNPVFVFDVGDVSENTVAIGPTQLLVTGSGFNADSIFSGRAIYGRDTLQTERDPFSRAFNVEKNDNGLPGDVVPRLLFASPDSAGTLVNFPVCSRTNTRLALIGDTKNNCTVHNGRLDEWDIDNDAVLNFDSAQREQERLFRYVVDLSDSKAYSRVGGCDSSPVDTAGTPHSVCWVFVRLPFAAPMDTINGGPLVRRVRAMRLTMISGEALPDNAFSQTPIAGLKLRGAPWLRRSDRSVAGIGGERSSFGTVLASTIGTQDKDSVSGLIYESPPGVVDQADIRVTGVQNQRLVINERSLRLTATQLGKYERAEAYYRFPEGARNFQQYKELRAWARGRGNGWGQNGELQFYVKIGRDADNFYAYRTPVNSGSGQATWLPEVRVDFDKLIALRAKLQNSYLQNRPDSISCTGVDSVLIVASGIPLGQSSRRRAACADGYIVYTVDPAVSPPNLAAVQELAVGIVRVDSGGVGASRILAGDTLEVWVDDIRLANVVNTPGYAGHVGFDVAAADLGTMHMALSHRDPNFRQLAEVPTNVSDNTLDVSSTVRLDRVAPGLGLSMPMTVTHSSTANTQNFITRSDIKADQIAGLRSPRADVTTVALSLRRATPLESGWLAPIVNNIVVTSAMNTGTQQSEFQSGHSAMFTAGVDWLVGAGESERRAMPRWWEQALSGLPAWMANSEMVQELRGAQYRASPAAFRLSANYAKGDDSRSSFTKPADALTDTARTVNGLTNLWRNSASLELRPFDALDARWEVASSRDLRAFGDTSLRTATATAERTSLFGIQGLERERYVSSNYRFVPQLRGWLRPRAELITSYGLLRDPNSPNILREQDSIGVYRLPRRITALQQLNSGAQVDLARIAASWVTDSAHRARVFNTLLPIDVTYNRSLTSAFDGTPFTPGLGYQFGLSGLDSYLRDHDRMATTAGSNAQIALHTGLRLPAGLTLDASTRRVASRNWLRRADQSETVVDGEQLTLPDITLRATMHPRLLEDWITTIGWSARLALTKQRSLMPGTVLGSPSDVRTSRTLSYPLGANVEFAEPGHLRGSVTVGTTYRLDSLPGTIADSKTREFVADLSRTFPLPAAWELRSPLRARFGWQQQAASTWLISDLANGTRSRLADNGRRAITLNADTSVDENLTFSLQSAHIVTFDTNLNRRITQIVLSAVLQIAFYAGELR from the coding sequence GTGCGCCCACTGCCACCCCTCCGCCTTTCCCTCGCCCTCCTTTTCGTCGTCGCCGCGCGCCTTTTGGGCGCTCAGGCGGGGGCGGATTCGGTCAAGGCGCGTGGGGACAGCCTCAAGCTCCGCGCGGATTCCGCCGCGGGGCGCAGTGCCCTCAAACCGGCACTCCCGGGGGCCGCATCGGTGTTCGGACCGGGCTCTGACCTCGGGTTCCGGCTGAATGCGCGCTTGGAGAGCAAGCTCAACCGCACCACCAACGAACGGTGCGTGACGAGCTTCTTTGTGAGCGGTACCACGGGGTGCAATAACGGCTTCCGCCCGGATTTCAACTTTCAGTTCGACGTGAAAACGGGCGGCACGGTGGCCGACCGCATTCACGTGAACATGGATTACGACTCCAAGCGCGAGATGGTGACCGCGTCGAACAACCTCTCGCTCTATTACGAGGGGAAAAAGGGCGAGTGGTTGCAGCGGGTGGACGTCGGCAATGTGGCGTTTGAGGCGCCGGCCAGCCGCTTTATTAGCAGTGGCATTCCGCAGGGGAACTACGGGGTGCAGGCGGTGGCGCAGTTTGGTCGTCTCGGTATGCGCGGCATTGTGGCGCAGCAGTCGGGGAATATTGTGCGCGACCGGCGCTACACCGTTGGCGCTGCGGGGTCGCGTCAATCGGTGACGCGCGACGTGAGCGACTACGAAGTGGAAGCGCGCCGATTCTTCTTTACGGTGGATCCGCGCCGACTCGGCGGCTACCCGAACATCGACATTCTCAACGGGGGTCGCCTCCGGCAGTTGGCGGCCGCGCTCCCAGATTCATTGCGGCCGGTAAAGGTCGCGCTCTACCGACTGTTGATCGGCGGTCAGCCGTCAAACCCCAATGGCCCGCAGTTCCGTCTGATCGGCGATCCCTCGTCGCGCCGTGGTCAGGTGTACGAGCTCCTGCGCGAGAACGTCGATTACGTGGTGGACCCGTCGCAGCTCTGGGTGTTTTTGCGGCAGCCGCTCTCGCCGTCGTCGGAGCGACTTGTGGTGGCCTACACCGTACGCCTCAATGGCCGCGACACCACGCTCACCACCACAGGCGGCACGCCCGATGTGTCGTACACCGCGCGCGAGCAGTACGCGAGCCTGCTGTGGGATCCGAATGTGCGCCCCGGTGACGCCGCGTTCGCGCGCGAAATTCGCTCGGTGTACCGCGTGGGGGGCGACGACGTGCAGCGCGAAACTGTCTCGCTTGGCATCTTCACCGGCGCTACCTACTCGCAGGAAAAGCCGCTCGCCGGCAACGCCGCGAGTTTTCTGCAACTGTACGGGCTGGCGCAGTTCTCCAATCCGTCGTCCTTCGACGGAGAAAACCGACTCTGGCCGCGCCCTGGCGATCCCGTCGCCGCCATTGGCCTTTCGGCCAGTACGCGTGTGGCGGCCGATCGTTTTGTGGTGTTTCCGTCGCTGCAGCCTTTTGCGCGCGCGGGATTCGCGCAGCCAGCGGGGAACCCAGCCAACGACGCGATTTATACAGCGCCGAGTGAGTATTTGTATTCGGCGCAGCACCCGCAGAGTGTGTATCGCCTGCGGTTGTCGTATCAGTCGGACGGTGGTTCGGGCAACTCCACCCTCGCCTTGGGTGTGAGTCAGATTCGTCCGTTCTCCGAGCATCTGACGCTCGACGACGGCAGTGCGCTCAAGCGCGATCGTGATTATTCGATTGAATACGAAATCGGCATCGTCACCTTTTTGCATCCCGATTCGCTTTTTGCGCGCCCACGCACCGTGACGGCGCGCTTCGAAGAAAATCCGACGTTTGCGCCGAGTACGCCGACGTCGATTGTGGGCTTTGCGTCGTCGCTGCCATTTCGGAATGGCGATGTAAACTTTATGGCGATCGGTCAGCGGCAGGGGACCAACCTGACGCGACCGACGCTGGGCTATGAGAGTCAGTCATCGTTTATTGCTGGGCTGAATAGTGGGTTTTCGTTTGACGCGCCGGGGCTCTCGCGGGCGCTCGGCGCGCTCAAGGGTGTGAATGCCAAGGTGCCGTCGCGGTTGCGTGTGGAGGCAGAGGTGGCGATGAGCCGGCCGCAGTTCGGCGCGTCGTCGCAGGCGTATCTCGAAGCATTTGAGGGCGATGCTGGCGTGACAAGCCTCACGCTACTCGACCCCAACTGGCAGTACTCGAGTCAGCCTGCGCTCGGTCGCAAGCTCGCGGCGCGCGTGGGTGGTTCGTTCACGCTCGACCTGCAACGCGCCTCTACACTCGCTTGGCAGAACAATGGCGCGTCGGGGCTTGGCACGCCGGTCACCTGGACGCTGAGTCAGATTGATCCGCTGGTGAATGTGACCAACGGCGTCCTACAAGCGCCGGAGAATGTGCTCTGGCTGACGCTGTACCCGCTGTCGGTGGGCGGCGCGTACCGCGACGTGAAGAACAAATATCAGTGGCACATTTCTGGCGCGCCGAGCGGCCGACGGTGGCGTTCGATTCGCCAGTCGCTCGGTGCGGCGGGGGCGGATCTCTCGCGCGTAGACAATCTTGAATTTTGGGTGCGCGTGGACACGGCCGCTGCGCGCCGTCGGCAGAATCCGGTGTTTGTCTTTGACGTGGGCGATGTGTCCGAGAACACGGTGGCGATTGGCCCCACCCAGTTGCTCGTGACGGGGAGCGGATTCAACGCGGATTCCATTTTCTCGGGGCGCGCGATCTATGGTCGCGACACGTTGCAGACGGAGCGCGATCCGTTCTCGCGCGCGTTCAACGTGGAGAAGAACGACAACGGTCTCCCTGGCGACGTGGTGCCGCGGCTCTTGTTCGCGTCGCCTGACAGCGCAGGGACGCTGGTGAATTTCCCGGTGTGCTCTCGCACCAACACGCGGCTCGCCCTAATTGGTGACACCAAGAACAACTGCACGGTGCACAACGGGCGACTCGACGAATGGGATATTGATAACGACGCCGTGCTCAACTTTGATTCGGCGCAGCGCGAGCAAGAGCGGTTGTTCCGCTACGTCGTGGACCTGTCCGACTCCAAGGCGTATTCACGCGTTGGCGGGTGCGACAGTTCGCCGGTAGATACCGCGGGCACGCCGCACAGTGTCTGCTGGGTGTTCGTGCGTCTGCCGTTTGCCGCGCCGATGGACACAATCAATGGTGGTCCGCTCGTCCGCCGTGTGCGGGCGATGCGACTGACGATGATCTCGGGCGAGGCGCTGCCGGATAACGCATTCAGTCAGACGCCGATTGCCGGACTCAAGCTGCGTGGCGCGCCCTGGCTACGCCGCTCTGACCGCTCGGTGGCTGGCATTGGTGGCGAGCGGTCATCGTTTGGCACGGTGCTCGCGAGCACCATTGGCACGCAGGACAAAGACAGCGTGAGCGGTCTGATCTATGAGTCGCCGCCAGGCGTCGTCGATCAGGCAGACATTCGGGTGACGGGTGTGCAGAACCAGCGTCTCGTGATCAACGAACGCTCGTTGCGGCTGACGGCCACTCAGCTCGGCAAGTACGAACGCGCCGAAGCGTATTATCGGTTTCCTGAGGGCGCACGGAATTTTCAGCAATACAAGGAGCTGCGCGCCTGGGCGCGTGGCCGCGGCAATGGCTGGGGGCAGAACGGCGAACTGCAGTTCTATGTGAAGATCGGACGCGACGCCGACAACTTCTATGCGTACCGCACGCCCGTGAACTCGGGGAGCGGACAAGCCACTTGGCTCCCCGAAGTGCGGGTGGATTTCGATAAGCTCATTGCGTTGCGTGCGAAGCTGCAAAACTCGTATCTGCAAAATCGCCCCGACTCCATTTCGTGCACGGGCGTGGATTCGGTGCTCATCGTGGCGAGCGGCATACCGCTCGGTCAGTCGTCGCGTCGGCGTGCCGCCTGTGCGGATGGCTATATCGTGTACACGGTGGACCCAGCGGTGAGTCCGCCCAATCTGGCGGCAGTGCAGGAACTCGCCGTCGGCATTGTGCGCGTGGATTCCGGCGGCGTCGGCGCGAGCCGCATTCTTGCCGGCGACACGCTCGAAGTGTGGGTGGACGACATTCGTCTCGCGAATGTCGTGAATACGCCAGGGTATGCCGGGCACGTGGGCTTTGACGTGGCGGCCGCAGACTTGGGCACCATGCACATGGCGCTCTCGCACCGCGATCCGAATTTCCGGCAACTCGCCGAAGTGCCGACCAATGTGAGCGACAATACGCTCGACGTGAGTTCAACCGTGCGCCTCGACCGCGTGGCGCCGGGGCTTGGCTTGTCGATGCCGATGACCGTGACGCATTCGTCGACGGCCAACACGCAGAACTTCATTACGCGCTCCGATATCAAAGCCGATCAAATCGCGGGGCTCCGTTCGCCGCGGGCCGATGTGACGACGGTCGCGCTCTCACTTCGGCGTGCGACGCCGCTCGAAAGCGGTTGGCTCGCGCCCATTGTGAATAACATTGTCGTGACGTCGGCGATGAACACGGGCACGCAGCAGTCGGAGTTCCAGAGCGGTCACAGCGCCATGTTCACGGCGGGCGTGGACTGGCTCGTGGGCGCCGGTGAAAGTGAGCGCCGCGCGATGCCGCGCTGGTGGGAGCAGGCGCTCTCCGGGTTGCCGGCCTGGATGGCGAATTCGGAAATGGTGCAGGAACTGCGCGGGGCCCAATATCGCGCGTCGCCGGCGGCGTTCCGGTTGAGTGCCAACTACGCCAAGGGTGACGATTCACGGTCCAGCTTTACCAAGCCCGCCGACGCCCTCACGGACACCGCGCGCACCGTCAACGGCCTCACGAATCTCTGGCGCAACTCGGCGTCGCTGGAACTTCGTCCGTTCGATGCACTGGACGCGCGCTGGGAAGTGGCGTCGAGTCGCGACCTTCGTGCCTTTGGCGATACCTCATTGCGCACGGCCACCGCCACGGCGGAGCGGACCTCGCTGTTCGGTATTCAAGGGCTCGAACGCGAACGCTACGTGAGTTCCAATTATCGCTTTGTGCCTCAGTTGCGCGGCTGGCTGCGGCCGCGCGCGGAGTTGATTACGAGTTATGGGTTGCTGCGTGACCCGAACTCGCCGAACATTCTGCGCGAGCAAGACTCCATTGGCGTGTATCGTTTGCCGCGCCGCATTACCGCGCTGCAACAACTCAACAGTGGTGCGCAGGTGGACCTCGCGCGCATTGCGGCCAGTTGGGTCACCGACTCGGCGCATCGCGCGCGTGTGTTCAATACGCTGCTGCCGATCGACGTGACGTACAATCGGTCGCTCACCTCCGCGTTTGACGGCACGCCGTTCACGCCGGGATTGGGCTATCAGTTTGGATTGTCGGGGCTCGACAGCTACCTGCGCGATCACGATCGTATGGCGACGACGGCCGGGAGCAATGCGCAGATCGCGTTGCACACCGGCTTGCGCTTGCCGGCGGGACTGACGCTCGATGCGTCCACGCGGCGCGTGGCGTCGCGCAACTGGCTGCGTCGCGCCGATCAGAGCGAGACGGTGGTGGATGGTGAGCAACTCACCCTTCCCGATATCACCCTGCGCGCGACCATGCACCCGCGCCTGCTCGAGGATTGGATTACGACCATCGGCTGGTCGGCGCGACTCGCGCTCACCAAGCAGCGTTCGCTGATGCCGGGTACCGTGCTGGGGTCGCCCAGTGATGTGCGCACGTCGCGCACGCTGAGTTATCCGCTCGGGGCAAATGTGGAGTTCGCCGAGCCTGGACATTTGCGCGGGTCGGTCACTGTGGGGACGACGTACCGACTGGACTCGCTCCCCGGCACGATTGCTGACAGCAAGACCCGAGAGTTTGTAGCAGACCTCTCGCGCACTTTCCCGCTCCCCGCCGCGTGGGAGCTGCGCAGCCCATTGCGCGCGCGGTTCGGCTGGCAGCAGCAGGCGGCGAGCACTTGGCTGATCAGCGACTTGGCGAATGGCACGCGCAGTCGGCTCGCCGACAACGGCCGTCGGGCCATTACGTTGAATGCAGACACGAGCGTGGACGAGAACCTCACGTTCTCATTGCAGAGCGCCCACATCGTGACCTTTGACACGAACCTCAACCGCCGTATCACGCAGATTGTGTTGTCGGCGGTGCTTCAAATTGCCTTTTATGCCGGAGAACTGCGGTGA